In Xylanibacter ruminicola 23, a single genomic region encodes these proteins:
- a CDS encoding TerC family protein, which yields MEMVNIPIWAWILFYILVFIMLLIDLKSFGKKGQHEVSVSEALKMTAVWIGVSLVFCGGIYLLYPVNSHEKAMEFLAGYLIEKSLSMDNLFVFLMLFSFFGVQRKYQHEVLFWGIFGALVLRSIFIFAGTAMIAQFEWILGLFGLFLIYTGIKMFGHNDEQVDPSNNFFVKIFKKFFPVTDQMHEGKFFIIENGKRLATPLFIALLVIETTDVAFAVDSIPAVFSVSRDPFIVLTSNIFAILGLRALYFALAAVAKYFTYLKYGLGIILSFVGVKMLLAMNEYVNAFGEMIGLNIDMPHIEVPTTLSLAIIFGVLVLSMLLSVCVSKAKTK from the coding sequence ATGGAAATGGTAAATATCCCCATCTGGGCGTGGATTTTGTTCTACATACTGGTATTCATTATGTTGCTGATCGACCTGAAATCGTTCGGTAAGAAAGGTCAACATGAAGTGAGCGTATCCGAAGCTCTGAAGATGACAGCCGTATGGATTGGTGTATCGCTTGTTTTCTGCGGTGGCATCTATCTGTTATATCCTGTTAACTCTCATGAGAAAGCAATGGAGTTCTTGGCAGGTTATCTGATTGAGAAATCCTTATCGATGGATAATCTGTTTGTATTCCTGATGCTTTTCTCGTTCTTCGGCGTACAGCGAAAATACCAGCACGAGGTATTGTTCTGGGGTATTTTTGGTGCTTTAGTACTGCGCAGTATCTTTATTTTTGCAGGTACAGCGATGATTGCCCAGTTTGAATGGATATTAGGATTGTTTGGATTATTCCTGATTTATACGGGCATCAAGATGTTCGGACATAACGACGAGCAGGTCGACCCCTCGAACAATTTCTTCGTAAAGATATTCAAGAAATTCTTCCCTGTGACCGACCAGATGCACGAGGGAAAGTTCTTTATCATCGAGAACGGTAAGCGATTAGCAACTCCATTGTTTATTGCCTTATTGGTAATCGAGACAACCGATGTGGCCTTTGCCGTTGATTCAATCCCTGCCGTATTCTCAGTGAGCCGCGATCCGTTTATCGTGCTCACCTCCAATATCTTCGCCATTCTGGGTCTGCGTGCCCTATACTTTGCGCTGGCAGCAGTAGCCAAATACTTCACCTATCTTAAATATGGCTTAGGTATCATCCTGAGCTTTGTAGGCGTAAAGATGCTATTAGCCATGAACGAGTACGTGAACGCATTCGGCGAGATGATAGGATTAAATATCGACATGCCACACATCGAAGTACCCACCACACTTTCGTTGGCCATCATCTTCGGTGTTTTGGTATTATCGATGCTACTATCCGTATGTGTATCAAAAGCAAAAACCAAATAA
- a CDS encoding ComEC/Rec2 family competence protein, with product MQSRLFDKCPVAALTVSMILGIIIAHYVSLPITILPVLAGMVVVALLLYKFANAQSVAILVCCLLLGMCVMQHHQQTTNQPQTETRLDRSRNFFLQQREQLLQRFNDSGLDGDAYAVVAAMSLGDKSALTRDVKSAYSVSGASHVLALSGLHLGIIYMLLSLFLPRRRWPALSQLLMILVVWAFVLLVGMPVSAVRSAVMLTIYGVLSIGRRNKMSVNVLAFTAFLMLMWNPAWLFDVGFQMSFMAVWAILLFVPLFTSVFSDQYYMEHPWVAKVWGMVAVSIAAQLGVAPLIAYYFGQFSTCFLLTNFLVVPAAFIILCLSIAVLLFPPLAYLLLYIVNGLNASLNTIATFPGASIGNLHPTILQVVLIYVLIVCCYLLIERIKPIMGWTPWR from the coding sequence ATGCAAAGTCGATTATTCGATAAATGTCCCGTAGCGGCTTTAACGGTGAGTATGATTCTTGGCATTATCATCGCTCACTACGTGTCGCTTCCCATCACCATATTACCTGTGCTGGCTGGTATGGTGGTTGTGGCTTTGCTGCTTTATAAGTTTGCCAATGCGCAGTCGGTAGCTATTCTGGTATGTTGCCTGTTGCTGGGGATGTGTGTGATGCAGCACCATCAGCAAACCACCAATCAACCGCAAACCGAAACCCGATTAGATCGTTCCAGAAACTTTTTCCTTCAGCAACGCGAGCAGTTGTTGCAGCGTTTTAATGATAGTGGGCTTGATGGCGATGCTTATGCGGTGGTGGCAGCCATGTCGTTAGGCGATAAGTCGGCTTTGACTCGAGATGTGAAAAGTGCATATTCTGTCAGCGGTGCCTCGCATGTGTTGGCTCTCAGTGGTCTGCACCTTGGTATTATCTATATGCTGTTGTCGTTGTTCCTGCCACGAAGACGGTGGCCGGCTTTGTCGCAGTTGTTGATGATCCTGGTGGTATGGGCGTTTGTGCTGCTGGTTGGTATGCCTGTTAGTGCTGTACGCTCGGCCGTCATGCTTACCATCTATGGCGTTTTGTCGATTGGGCGTCGTAATAAGATGTCGGTCAACGTTCTGGCTTTTACAGCTTTTTTGATGTTGATGTGGAATCCTGCCTGGCTGTTTGATGTGGGATTTCAGATGTCGTTTATGGCCGTATGGGCTATCCTGCTGTTTGTGCCCTTGTTTACCAGCGTGTTTTCCGACCAGTATTATATGGAGCACCCCTGGGTGGCAAAGGTTTGGGGCATGGTGGCTGTCTCTATTGCGGCTCAGTTGGGTGTGGCACCATTAATCGCCTATTACTTCGGACAGTTCTCTACCTGTTTTCTGCTTACCAACTTCCTGGTGGTGCCTGCGGCATTCATTATTCTATGTCTGTCGATAGCCGTTCTGTTGTTTCCGCCCCTCGCGTACCTATTATTATATATAGTGAATGGGTTGAATGCGTCGTTGAATACCATCGCCACCTTTCCGGGCGCCAGTATCGGTAACTTGCATCCAACCATCCTTCAGGTTGTGCTTATCTATGTGTTGATTGTTTGTTGCTATCTGCTTATAGAAAGAATAAAACCAATAATGGGATGGACACCATGGAGATGA
- a CDS encoding AEC family transporter codes for MMTLFAIVLVGYGAGKLGYLGGDFDRQLSRLVINMTCPALILSSAMTGELPDREYILPLLLISVITYAVLTGIAFLLPRYLTKKKDDEGAIGFALMFGNVGFMGYPVVASIFGHEAVFYAAVLNVVNTFAVFTVGTILITGKNEVEESRFEKKVLYSTPMLACYLTMLIVALRIDNIPEAISAPLTMIGNITVPAALLIIGSSMSNLPIKSLLGNTSVYATTLFRLAILPIGIYYLCTLLGFSQFVVNINTVVIAMPVATYGTILCLKYGKDTTMITEVTFITTLISMVSIPLLVLFFL; via the coding sequence ATGATGACTTTGTTTGCCATTGTGCTCGTGGGATACGGGGCAGGCAAATTGGGATATTTGGGAGGCGACTTTGACAGACAGCTGTCGAGGTTGGTAATTAATATGACCTGTCCGGCGCTGATTCTGTCGTCGGCTATGACAGGCGAACTGCCTGACCGTGAGTATATTCTACCGTTATTACTCATCAGCGTGATTACCTATGCGGTGCTTACAGGTATCGCCTTTCTGTTGCCACGCTACCTTACCAAGAAGAAAGACGACGAAGGCGCTATCGGTTTTGCTCTGATGTTTGGTAACGTGGGCTTTATGGGCTACCCTGTGGTGGCATCGATATTCGGACACGAGGCCGTTTTCTATGCTGCTGTGCTGAATGTTGTAAATACATTTGCAGTGTTTACTGTAGGTACTATCCTGATAACAGGTAAAAATGAAGTAGAGGAAAGCCGTTTTGAAAAAAAGGTGCTCTACTCTACCCCGATGTTGGCCTGCTACCTGACCATGCTGATAGTAGCATTGCGCATCGATAATATCCCCGAAGCCATCAGCGCACCACTCACCATGATTGGTAACATCACCGTACCTGCCGCGCTGCTGATTATCGGTTCATCGATGTCGAACCTCCCCATCAAATCGCTGTTAGGTAACACCAGCGTTTATGCTACCACACTTTTCCGACTGGCCATACTGCCCATCGGCATCTACTATCTGTGCACGCTTTTAGGCTTCTCGCAGTTTGTAGTAAACATCAATACGGTAGTAATTGCCATGCCTGTGGCTACTTACGGTACTATTCTGTGCTTAAAATACGGCAAAGATACCACGATGATAACCGAGGTAACATTTATTACCACCCTCATCTCCATGGTGTCCATCCCATTATTGGTTTTATTCTTTCTATAA
- the rseP gene encoding RIP metalloprotease RseP encodes MDIFLIRLLQFMLAIGLLVLLHEGGHFFFAKLFGIRVEKFYLFFDPSIWKWDGSLFKIKPKNSDTQYGVGWLPLGGYCKIAGMIDESFDTEQMKQPMQPWEFRSKPAWQRLLVMIGGVLVNFLLALFIYSMILFYWGDTYIPTKNMTLGMKFNTEAKQYGFKDGDILVGTENGEFKDFSADMYRALSEATRADIIRDGKAMSIKLPGDINLLGMLKAEPSFVRPLIPAVIDSVMENTPAAKMGLQKGDKIVGINGKPVDSYNEFTDQLGVLEDMMTAAKTQADSLKVRTATIVYARNEVQDTATITLTPDLKLGFMVQTIAGIYQPVTKEYGFFESFPAGIAYGINVLKGYVGDMKYVFTADGAKSIGGFGAIGSLFPPMWDWYLFWKMTAFLSIILAFMNILPIPALDGGHVLFLIYEMITRRKPSETFMIRAEYFGFGLLILLMVFANLNDILRWLGYM; translated from the coding sequence ATGGATATCTTTTTAATTAGACTTTTGCAATTCATGCTGGCCATTGGCCTGCTAGTGCTGCTCCACGAGGGTGGCCACTTCTTCTTTGCCAAGCTTTTTGGCATCCGCGTAGAGAAGTTCTATCTCTTCTTCGATCCCAGCATTTGGAAATGGGACGGCAGTCTGTTTAAGATCAAGCCTAAGAACAGCGACACACAGTATGGTGTAGGTTGGTTGCCATTGGGCGGCTACTGTAAGATTGCCGGTATGATCGACGAGAGTTTTGATACCGAACAGATGAAACAGCCCATGCAGCCATGGGAGTTCCGCTCGAAACCAGCATGGCAGCGCCTGCTGGTGATGATTGGCGGTGTATTGGTAAACTTCCTGCTGGCCCTGTTCATCTACTCAATGATTCTGTTCTACTGGGGCGACACCTATATCCCCACCAAGAACATGACCTTGGGTATGAAGTTCAACACCGAGGCTAAGCAGTATGGTTTTAAGGATGGTGATATCCTGGTAGGTACCGAGAACGGTGAGTTCAAGGACTTCAGCGCAGATATGTACCGCGCCCTGAGCGAGGCTACCCGTGCCGACATTATTCGTGATGGTAAAGCCATGAGTATCAAGTTGCCTGGCGACATCAACCTGTTAGGTATGCTTAAGGCAGAGCCATCGTTCGTTCGTCCACTGATTCCTGCTGTGATAGACAGTGTAATGGAGAATACACCTGCCGCCAAGATGGGATTGCAGAAAGGCGATAAGATTGTAGGTATCAACGGCAAGCCTGTTGACAGCTACAATGAGTTTACCGACCAGCTGGGTGTACTCGAGGATATGATGACAGCCGCCAAGACTCAGGCCGACAGCCTGAAGGTGCGCACAGCCACCATCGTTTATGCACGTAACGAGGTACAGGATACAGCCACCATCACCTTGACTCCTGATTTGAAACTCGGTTTCATGGTGCAGACCATCGCTGGCATCTACCAGCCCGTCACCAAGGAATATGGTTTCTTTGAGAGTTTCCCTGCCGGAATAGCATACGGCATCAACGTGCTGAAGGGTTATGTGGGCGACATGAAGTATGTGTTCACAGCCGACGGTGCGAAGTCGATTGGTGGTTTCGGCGCTATCGGCAGTCTGTTCCCTCCCATGTGGGATTGGTATCTGTTCTGGAAGATGACCGCCTTCCTCTCAATCATCCTCGCCTTCATGAACATTCTGCCCATCCCAGCCTTGGATGGTGGACATGTACTGTTCCTGATTTATGAGATGATTACCCGCAGAAAGCCTTCAGAGACCTTCATGATCCGTGCCGAATACTTCGGTTTCGGTCTGCTGATACTCCTGATGGTATTCGCGAACCTCAATGATATATTGCGGTGGTTAGGATATATGTAA
- a CDS encoding 1-deoxy-D-xylulose-5-phosphate reductoisomerase, whose product MKKQIAILGSTGSIGTQALEVIEEHSDLYEVYCLTANNKVELLAEQAHKFKPAAIVIANEARYDELKSLMSDMPDVKVYAGAQALNEIVEAGPINMVLTAMVGFSGLNPTIHAIKAGKTICLANKETLVVAGELILQLAQQYHTPILPVDSEHSAIFQSLVGEDQNPIEKILLTASGGPFRLKSMEEIAHVTKADALRHPTWDMGAKITIDSASMMNKGFEVIEAKWLFGVDAKQIQVLVHPQSIVHSAVQFQDGSVKAQLGVPDMRLPIQYAFSFPQRLHLSGERLDLFKAQHLEFFEPDLEKFRCLALAFEAIDKGGNMPCIVNAANEIVNRGFLEDKCGFLQMGDIIAETMQRATFDKNPSYDTYIATDAEARRIATELMNK is encoded by the coding sequence ATGAAGAAACAAATAGCCATTCTCGGCTCTACGGGGTCGATAGGAACACAAGCACTCGAGGTTATCGAGGAACATAGCGACCTGTACGAGGTCTATTGTTTGACTGCTAATAATAAGGTAGAGTTGCTGGCCGAGCAAGCTCATAAGTTCAAGCCCGCCGCCATCGTGATTGCCAACGAGGCACGTTACGACGAGCTGAAGAGCCTGATGAGCGACATGCCCGACGTAAAAGTATATGCCGGTGCCCAGGCACTGAACGAGATTGTAGAAGCCGGTCCCATCAACATGGTACTCACAGCGATGGTAGGTTTCTCGGGATTGAATCCCACCATCCATGCCATCAAGGCAGGTAAGACCATCTGCTTGGCAAATAAGGAGACACTGGTAGTTGCCGGTGAGCTGATTCTGCAGCTGGCCCAGCAGTACCATACCCCCATCCTGCCTGTCGACAGCGAGCACTCAGCTATCTTCCAGAGTTTGGTTGGCGAGGATCAGAATCCCATCGAAAAGATTCTGCTCACAGCATCTGGTGGTCCTTTCCGCTTGAAGTCGATGGAAGAGATTGCTCACGTAACTAAGGCTGATGCCCTGCGCCATCCAACATGGGACATGGGTGCTAAGATCACCATCGATTCAGCTTCGATGATGAACAAGGGCTTCGAGGTCATCGAGGCCAAGTGGCTGTTTGGTGTGGACGCTAAGCAGATTCAGGTTTTGGTTCACCCACAGAGTATTGTTCACAGCGCCGTTCAGTTCCAGGATGGTAGTGTAAAAGCCCAACTGGGTGTACCCGATATGCGTCTGCCTATCCAGTATGCCTTCTCGTTCCCACAGCGTTTGCACCTGAGTGGCGAGCGCCTCGACCTGTTCAAGGCCCAGCACCTGGAGTTCTTCGAACCCGACTTGGAGAAGTTCCGTTGCTTAGCTTTGGCGTTCGAAGCTATCGACAAGGGCGGTAACATGCCATGTATCGTGAATGCTGCTAACGAGATTGTGAACCGTGGATTCCTGGAGGATAAGTGCGGATTCCTGCAGATGGGCGACATCATTGCCGAGACCATGCAGCGTGCAACCTTCGATAAGAACCCCAGCTACGACACCTACATCGCTACCGATGCCGAAGCCCGTCGTATCGCTACAGAACTCATGAATAAATAA
- the rimM gene encoding ribosome maturation factor RimM (Essential for efficient processing of 16S rRNA), with translation MIKREDVYKIGKLGKAHGVKGEISFLFDDDVFDRTDADYLILDMDGILVPFFIEEYRFKTDDNALMKFEGIDTQERARELTGCEVYFPREMAEDDDEQLSWAAIVGFELIDSNTGKAAGKIASVDDTTINILFELEDGKLIPASEELITNVDTKKQQIIVKLPEGILEL, from the coding sequence ATGATAAAACGCGAGGACGTATATAAGATAGGTAAGTTAGGTAAAGCGCACGGCGTGAAAGGAGAGATTAGTTTTCTCTTCGACGACGACGTGTTCGACCGCACAGATGCCGACTACCTGATACTTGATATGGATGGTATCCTGGTACCTTTCTTTATTGAGGAGTACCGTTTTAAGACCGACGACAATGCCCTGATGAAGTTTGAGGGTATCGACACCCAGGAGCGTGCCAGAGAACTAACCGGTTGCGAGGTTTACTTTCCCCGTGAGATGGCAGAAGACGATGATGAGCAGCTTTCGTGGGCAGCCATTGTGGGCTTTGAGCTCATCGATTCCAACACCGGTAAGGCCGCAGGTAAAATTGCCTCGGTGGATGACACCACCATCAATATCCTCTTCGAACTGGAAGACGGTAAACTGATTCCTGCTTCAGAAGAGCTGATTACCAATGTAGATACAAAGAAACAACAAATAATAGTAAAACTGCCTGAAGGCATTTTAGAGTTATGA
- the murA gene encoding UDP-N-acetylglucosamine 1-carboxyvinyltransferase encodes MASFIIEGGHLLQGTITPQGAKNEALQVICATLLTEEEVIIRNIPNIRDVNNLIQLLRDIGVKVSKKEENTYTFKADELNLDYLQSDEFVKKCAALRGSVMMIGPLLARMGKAVITKPGGDKIGRRRLDTHFLGFEKLGATFNRVEGRDVYEISAKQLKGTYMLLDEASVTGTANIIMAAVFAKGTTTIYNAACEPYLQQLCKMLNSMGARISGIASNLLTIEGVDSLHGTDHLILPDMIEVGSFIGMAAMCGNGVRIKDVSVENLGIIPDAFRRLGVEIKVEGDDLWIPRQDHYEIQSFMDGTIMTLADAPWPGLTPDLLSVLIVVATQARGSVLFHQKMFESRLFFVDKLIDMGAQIILCDPHRAVVVGHDRKITLRGGRMSSPDIRAGIALLIAAMSAKGTSRIDNIEQIDRGYENIEARLNALGANIVRG; translated from the coding sequence ATGGCATCATTTATCATTGAAGGCGGCCATCTGCTGCAAGGAACTATCACACCACAGGGTGCTAAGAACGAGGCCCTGCAGGTAATCTGTGCCACATTGTTGACAGAGGAGGAGGTGATTATCCGTAACATCCCGAACATTCGCGATGTGAACAACCTCATCCAGCTGCTGCGTGATATTGGTGTGAAGGTATCGAAAAAGGAAGAAAACACCTATACCTTTAAAGCCGACGAGCTGAACCTGGATTACTTGCAGAGCGACGAGTTTGTGAAGAAGTGTGCTGCACTGCGTGGCAGCGTGATGATGATTGGTCCGCTTTTGGCCCGCATGGGTAAAGCCGTTATCACCAAACCTGGTGGCGATAAGATTGGTCGTCGCCGTTTGGACACCCACTTCTTAGGATTCGAGAAACTCGGCGCCACCTTCAACCGTGTGGAAGGTCGCGATGTGTATGAGATTTCGGCCAAACAGCTGAAGGGTACCTATATGTTGCTCGACGAGGCATCGGTAACAGGTACAGCCAACATCATCATGGCCGCCGTTTTTGCCAAAGGTACCACCACCATTTACAATGCAGCTTGTGAACCCTATCTGCAACAGCTCTGTAAGATGCTGAACAGTATGGGTGCCCGCATCAGCGGTATTGCATCGAACCTGCTCACCATCGAGGGTGTTGACAGTTTGCATGGCACCGACCACCTGATCCTGCCCGATATGATCGAGGTAGGCTCGTTTATTGGTATGGCAGCAATGTGCGGTAATGGCGTTCGCATCAAAGATGTAAGTGTCGAGAACTTAGGAATCATCCCCGATGCTTTCCGTAGGTTAGGTGTAGAAATCAAGGTTGAAGGCGACGACCTGTGGATACCTCGCCAGGATCACTACGAGATACAATCATTTATGGATGGTACTATCATGACGCTGGCCGACGCCCCTTGGCCCGGCTTGACCCCCGACCTGCTATCGGTACTGATTGTGGTTGCCACCCAGGCTCGCGGTAGCGTGCTGTTCCACCAGAAGATGTTTGAAAGCAGACTGTTCTTCGTGGATAAGTTGATTGACATGGGTGCCCAGATTATTCTTTGCGACCCACACCGTGCCGTAGTGGTTGGTCACGACAGAAAGATTACCCTGCGCGGCGGTCGCATGTCGAGTCCTGATATCCGTGCTGGTATCGCTCTGCTGATTGCAGCCATGAGCGCTAAAGGAACCAGCCGTATCGACAACATCGAGCAGATTGACCGCGGCTACGAGAATATCGAAGCCCGTTTGAATGCTCTGGGCGCGAATATTGTTAGAGGTTAG
- a CDS encoding DUF4290 domain-containing protein has protein sequence MDIKGLDYNTQREKLVMSEYGREIQKMIELACELPNREERLQCAQTIVKLMETKNPQLKENDDYEQTLWNHLYLMSHRELEIDWPYDISEADKILSKPQPMKLPKESVRLRHYGRLVEELFKKLKTMPDGEERDALVRYTANQMKRDLAQFGHGSMDDERVASDLARFTDGAIQIDLNAFRFEKVAQTDEKKKKKK, from the coding sequence ATGGATATAAAAGGATTAGATTACAACACCCAGCGCGAGAAGCTGGTGATGTCGGAATACGGACGTGAGATCCAGAAGATGATTGAGTTGGCTTGCGAGCTGCCCAACAGAGAGGAGCGCCTGCAGTGTGCCCAGACCATCGTGAAGCTGATGGAGACTAAGAACCCACAGCTGAAAGAGAACGATGACTACGAGCAGACACTCTGGAACCATCTGTACCTGATGAGTCACAGAGAGCTGGAGATCGACTGGCCTTATGATATCAGCGAAGCCGACAAGATTCTATCGAAGCCCCAGCCCATGAAACTACCCAAGGAGAGCGTACGACTGCGCCACTACGGCAGATTGGTAGAGGAGCTGTTTAAAAAGCTGAAGACTATGCCCGATGGCGAGGAGCGCGATGCGTTGGTAAGATATACAGCCAACCAGATGAAGCGCGATCTGGCTCAGTTCGGACACGGCTCGATGGACGATGAGCGCGTGGCCAGCGACCTGGCTCGCTTTACCGACGGCGCCATCCAGATTGACCTGAACGCTTTCAGATTTGAGAAAGTGGCTCAGACTGATGAGAAAAAGAAGAAAAAGAAGTAA
- the tsaB gene encoding tRNA (adenosine(37)-N6)-threonylcarbamoyltransferase complex dimerization subunit type 1 TsaB, whose protein sequence is MSTILHIETSTDVCSVAVSEDSHVIFQQEDHSGPNHAESLGTMVDEALSFTDNHAIPFDAVAVSCGPGSYTGLRIGVSMAKGICYGRNLKLIAVPTLELLCVPVLLREIPEEDALLCPMLDARRMEVYAGIYDRALKPVREIGADVVTAETYKEYLDKHPVYFFGNGAKKCMETINHPNAHLIEGIEPLAKWMQPLAEKRLLNNQTEDVAYFVPYYLKDFVAKLPKKLL, encoded by the coding sequence ATGTCGACGATATTACATATTGAAACCAGTACGGATGTTTGTTCCGTTGCTGTTTCGGAGGATTCGCATGTTATCTTCCAGCAAGAAGATCATAGCGGACCTAACCACGCAGAAAGTTTAGGTACCATGGTTGACGAGGCACTCTCGTTTACCGATAATCACGCCATCCCTTTTGATGCGGTGGCTGTAAGTTGCGGTCCTGGTTCGTACACTGGACTGCGTATTGGCGTATCGATGGCTAAGGGTATCTGCTACGGTCGCAACCTGAAGCTGATAGCTGTTCCAACACTGGAGCTGCTGTGCGTACCTGTATTATTAAGAGAGATTCCTGAAGAAGATGCCCTGCTCTGCCCCATGCTCGATGCCCGACGCATGGAGGTGTATGCCGGTATCTACGATCGCGCCTTGAAACCTGTTCGTGAGATTGGCGCCGATGTAGTAACGGCCGAGACTTACAAAGAGTATCTGGATAAGCACCCTGTGTACTTCTTCGGTAACGGTGCCAAGAAGTGCATGGAGACCATCAATCATCCCAACGCCCACCTGATTGAGGGCATAGAGCCACTGGCCAAATGGATGCAGCCCCTGGCCGAGAAACGATTGTTGAACAACCAGACTGAGGATGTAGCTTACTTTGTGCCTTACTATCTGAAGGACTTTGTGGCCAAACTTCCCAAGAAACTTCTTTAG
- a CDS encoding sensor histidine kinase — MQWTDRIRQTKILLVIAAVIIAVTSLLISHFLVKDLSNEERKKMEVWAQALHALNHADENTDLSLVLDVMQGNTTIPVIVLNDKGGIDDYRNIQDTLHLDQIAQRMLKAGDTIVVGSQIVCYDESVLLKRLSQYPYWQLGVVMIFVVVAIFALLSSKKAEQNKVWVGLSKETAHQLGTPISSLMAWVEILKENHPDDDLIPEMDKDVKRLERIAERFSKIGSLPEPTPGSMNEVIAHVVDYMRRRTSNKVEITTQIPDHDVVVNMNASLFEWVIENLCKNAVDAMEGAGKISIQLIDDDHRVAIEITDTGKGIRKKDINHVFTPGFTTKQRGWGLGLSLARRIVEDYHKGKIFVKSSEVGKGTTFRVELHK, encoded by the coding sequence ATGCAATGGACAGACAGAATTAGACAAACCAAAATACTCCTGGTAATAGCAGCTGTAATTATAGCTGTTACCTCTTTGTTGATATCGCATTTTCTGGTAAAAGACCTCTCTAACGAAGAGCGAAAGAAGATGGAAGTATGGGCGCAGGCACTTCATGCCTTGAACCATGCCGATGAGAATACCGACCTTTCATTGGTTCTTGACGTAATGCAAGGTAACACGACCATTCCTGTGATTGTGTTGAACGATAAAGGTGGAATTGATGATTACCGTAATATCCAGGATACGCTGCATCTGGATCAGATAGCCCAGCGAATGCTGAAGGCTGGTGATACGATTGTTGTAGGTAGTCAGATTGTGTGTTACGATGAGTCGGTACTGCTTAAACGCCTGTCACAGTATCCCTATTGGCAGTTAGGTGTGGTGATGATTTTTGTGGTGGTTGCCATCTTTGCCTTACTCTCATCTAAGAAGGCTGAACAGAATAAGGTTTGGGTTGGACTATCTAAAGAAACGGCTCATCAGTTGGGTACGCCTATCTCCAGTTTGATGGCATGGGTTGAAATCTTGAAAGAGAATCATCCAGATGATGACCTGATACCCGAGATGGATAAGGATGTAAAGCGTTTGGAACGTATTGCGGAACGATTCTCGAAGATAGGTTCTTTGCCCGAACCAACACCAGGCTCGATGAACGAGGTGATTGCACATGTGGTTGATTATATGCGTAGGCGTACTTCAAATAAAGTAGAAATTACCACACAAATTCCTGATCACGACGTGGTTGTTAATATGAATGCTTCGCTTTTTGAGTGGGTGATTGAGAACCTCTGTAAGAATGCGGTAGATGCGATGGAAGGTGCTGGTAAGATTTCTATCCAGTTGATTGACGATGACCATCGTGTGGCTATCGAAATTACGGATACAGGTAAAGGTATCCGCAAAAAGGATATCAACCATGTGTTCACCCCAGGTTTTACCACCAAGCAACGTGGTTGGGGATTGGGACTTTCATTGGCGCGTCGTATTGTTGAAGACTATCATAAAGGTAAGATTTTTGTGAAGTCATCCGAAGTCGGAAAAGGCACCACTTTTCGCGTAGAATTGCACAAATAA
- a CDS encoding YceD family protein produces MNSLESLKIDLKSLVSEETSLAFDLNDTYFEALDGAEVKRGSLHVSVSIRKATGFFELLFHTEGTVIVQCDRCLDDMEQPVETDNRLIVKLGSEYSEEDDIIVVPEDEGILDTSWIIYEFVALVIPIRHVHAPGKCNPAMTKALEELSADRSSDEESDQPIDPRWEKLKNLKV; encoded by the coding sequence ATGAATAGTCTGGAGTCGTTGAAGATAGATCTGAAGAGTTTGGTAAGCGAGGAAACATCCTTGGCTTTCGACTTGAACGATACTTACTTCGAGGCTTTGGATGGTGCTGAAGTGAAGAGGGGCTCTTTGCACGTGTCGGTGTCTATACGCAAGGCAACCGGCTTTTTCGAACTCCTGTTCCATACCGAAGGCACCGTTATTGTACAGTGCGACCGATGCTTAGACGATATGGAACAGCCGGTAGAAACCGACAACCGTTTGATTGTCAAGCTCGGTAGCGAATATTCAGAGGAAGATGATATCATCGTAGTGCCTGAGGACGAAGGAATACTCGACACCTCGTGGATCATCTATGAGTTTGTGGCCCTGGTAATACCCATCAGGCATGTGCATGCACCTGGCAAGTGCAACCCTGCCATGACGAAAGCTCTGGAAGAGCTGTCAGCTGACCGAAGCAGCGATGAGGAGTCCGACCAGCCCATCGACCCCCGCTGGGAAAAATTAAAGAATTTAAAAGTTTAA